A genomic window from bacterium includes:
- a CDS encoding tetratricopeptide repeat protein: MAQTVLPAASRVTPLSALGASARADALGGAMTGLADDPSAIFFDPAGLSQLRSAELSINHNSYLADSFEETILFGLPTPPLGGFGGALQYVSWGGLDKRDANGVSQGSFADSDVAFTLGWGLPVTPDLAVGIALSGVQQKIIDSLYTGLTGDLGVLWRPAPGFRLGLTYSGLGTVLAGHVPAQDLRLGTSLLLPIAQGFDLRPLLAGDWQPEGVSRISGGLEGRIERDFFLRVGYQGVLSDNQIGGLTGLTAGAGFRIERFRLDYAFVPEGDLGTSHRVSVGYEFPNPTPVPAKPVTVTAPPVTVQGPPVTILATPPPTPAPVSGPPKSKVEVHFELPGAGAPVTADAQASSLVGAYEKAAQASPADSRAWRNLGIAYLKAGKTAMGLQCLDQALRLDPSDQALKKWLDDYRAKHPANP; the protein is encoded by the coding sequence TTGGCACAGACGGTACTGCCGGCCGCGTCGCGGGTGACGCCCCTTTCGGCCCTGGGGGCCTCGGCCCGGGCCGACGCCCTGGGCGGCGCCATGACCGGCCTGGCCGACGATCCCAGCGCGATCTTCTTCGACCCGGCCGGTCTCTCCCAGCTCCGTTCGGCCGAACTTTCCATCAACCACAACAGCTACCTGGCGGACAGCTTCGAGGAGACGATCCTCTTCGGCCTGCCCACGCCGCCCTTGGGCGGGTTCGGCGGCGCCTTGCAATACGTCTCCTGGGGCGGTCTGGACAAGCGGGACGCCAATGGGGTGTCCCAGGGGAGTTTCGCCGACAGCGATGTGGCCTTCACCCTGGGGTGGGGGCTCCCGGTCACGCCCGACCTCGCCGTGGGGATCGCCCTCTCCGGCGTGCAACAGAAGATCATCGATTCGCTCTACACCGGGCTCACGGGGGACCTGGGGGTCCTTTGGAGACCCGCGCCGGGCTTCCGGCTGGGACTGACCTATTCGGGGCTCGGCACCGTCCTGGCCGGCCACGTGCCCGCCCAGGACCTGCGGTTGGGGACGTCGCTGCTGCTGCCGATCGCCCAGGGCTTCGACCTGCGGCCCCTGCTGGCGGGGGACTGGCAACCCGAGGGCGTGAGCCGGATCTCGGGCGGCCTGGAAGGGCGCATCGAAAGGGACTTTTTCCTGCGGGTGGGTTACCAGGGGGTCCTTTCGGACAACCAGATCGGGGGCTTGACGGGCCTGACGGCGGGGGCGGGCTTCCGGATCGAACGATTCCGGCTGGATTATGCTTTCGTGCCCGAGGGCGACCTGGGCACCTCCCACCGGGTGAGCGTGGGCTATGAGTTCCCCAACCCGACGCCCGTTCCCGCCAAGCCCGTCACCGTGACCGCGCCCCCCGTGACCGTGCAGGGCCCCCCGGTCACCATCCTGGCCACGCCGCCGCCCACGCCGGCCCCGGTCTCCGGGCCGCCCAAGTCGAAGGTCGAGGTCCATTTCGAACTTCCGGGCGCGGGCGCGCCGGTGACAGCCGACGCCCAGGCCTCTTCCCTGGTGGGTGCCTATGAGAAGGCCGCCCAAGCGTCCCCTGCGGACAGCCGGGCCTGGAGGAACCTGGGCATCGCCTACTTGAAGGCGGGGAAGACCGCCATGGGGCTCCAATGCCTGGACCAGGCCCTGCGTTTGGATCCCTCCGACCAGGCCCTCAAAAAATGGTTGGACGATTACCGGGCCAAGCACCCGGCGAACCCTTAA